The Magnetococcus marinus MC-1 genome contains the following window.
GCACCCGCAAGATGCGGTAACACTGCATGTGTGTGCCGATCTGCCCGCAGGCGATCGCTTGAGCCAAGCCATCGGCGCGGGCCAAGCGGTGCGCATTATGACCGGTGCCCCGATCCCGGCGGGGGTGGATTGTGTGGTCATGCAAGAGGTGGTGCAGCGGGTTGGCGATCAGGTAACGATCCCCGCTGGGCAGGCTCTGGGCCAGAATATTCGTCCTGCGGGTGAGGATATTGCCAAGGGCGCTCTCTATTTAAACAAGGGGGTGCGCCTAACCCCTGCCCAACTCGGTTTGTTGACCTCAATGGGACAGACCAGCGTGGCGGTGTTCAAACGGCCCCGCGTGGCGGTGTTGAGCACCGGTAATGAGGTGGTTCGTGTGGGGAACCCTCTACGACCGGGACAGGTCTACGATAGCAACCGGACCACCCTGCTTACCGCGCTTCAGGCGTTAGGGGTGGAGGTGGTGGATTTGGGCTTGGTCCGAGATGACCGGGCGGCCATCCGTGAGGCCCTGGAGCGTGGCGCGAGCCAAGCCGATGCGGTGATTAGCTCGGGCGGCGTATCGGTGGGGGATTATGATCTGGTCAAGGCGGTGCTGCAAGAGCTGGGGCAGATCGACTTTTGGAAGGTCAATATGAAACCGGGTAAACCCCAGGCTTACGGTACCCTGGGGCAAGCCCGTTTTTTTGGTCTGCCGGGTAATCCTGTCTCGGCGCTGGCGGTGTTTTTGTTGGTGGTGCGACCGGCACTCTTAAAAATGATGGGGGTGGCCGAGTATGTGCCGCCCCTGCTCAGACTGCCGCTGTTGGAGGGGCGTTTGCGCAAAAAAAATAATCGGGTCGATTTTCAGCGCGGCCTTATCCGCTATGATGCCCAGCAGCCGGGGGTTGTCTCCACCGGTGGGCAGGGCTCGGGCATGCTCTCCAGCATGGCCGCCGCGGACTGTTTTATCGTTCTACCTGCCGAGGCGGTTGATTATGCCCCTGGAGAGCTGGTCACGGTTCAACGCATCGACTATTAAGGAAACGCTATGGGCAACCTGACCCATTTTGATGAAAACGGGGCCTCCCGTATGGTGGATGTCACCGAAAAACCGGCCACCGAGCGGGTCGCTGTGGCGGCAGGAGAGATCACCATGCGCCCACAAACCCTAGATCGCATTCTGCGTAAAGGGTTTGAAAAGGGGGATGTGCTGGAGGTTGCCCGTCTGGCAGGGATCATGGCCGCTAAAAAGGTGGATGGCTTGATCCCCTTGTGCCATCAAATCAACCTAACGTCGGTCAAGCTCGCCTTTCAACCCGACGAGGCCCACAGCCGCGTGGTTATTACCGCCCAGGTTAAGTGTACCGCCCCAACTGGGGTAGAGATGGAGGCACTTACGGCGGTAAGTGTAGCCGCATTGACCATCTACGATATGTGTAAGGCGATGGATCGGGAGATGGTGATTGGGGCGGTGCGCTTGCTGGAAAAATCGGGTGGGCGCAGTGGTCACTTTGTGCGTGATGCTCAGGATAGGGAATAACCGCCATGCCCTTGGTGGACCGTTTTAACCGCACCATCTCCTATCTGCGCGTCTCTGTGAGTGAGCAGTGCAATATGCGCTGCAACTACTGTCGCGTGCCCGAACAAGAGAGCCAGTTACGGGAACAGTGGCTGAGCTTTGCCGAACTGAGCCGACTGCTGGCACGCTTTGCCCAGTTGGGTATAGGCCGCTTTCGTTTGACCGGTGGTGAGCCCCTGGTGCGTAAAGATTTGGCGCAACTGGTAGCCGGGCTGCACCAATTGGCGGGGGTCGAGGAGATCTCCCTCTCCACCAACGGTCTGCTTTTGCCTCGCTTTGCCAAGGCTTTAAAAGAGGCTGGCATTGCGCGGGTCAATATCTCTCTGGATAGCTTGGACCCGAGCGGGTTTCAAAAAATTTGTGGGGATGTGGGTTCGCCAGATGAGGTCAAGGCGGGCATCTTGGCTGCCCTTGAGGCAGGTTTGACCCCCGTTAAGGTCAATATGGTGGTGATGGGCGGGGTCAACGATCATGAGATCCCCCACATGGTCACCTTTGCCCGCGAGCATGGTTTAACCCTGCGTTTTATTGAAACCATGCCCATTGGCAAGGCTGGGCAGCAGGTGATGGGCAGCTATCTCTCCAGTGATGCCATTTTGGAGCGGGTGCGGCAGGCGGTGGGGGCGCAAGCCTTAATCCCCATCACCGGTTTTAAGGGGCCAGGGCCGGCCTGCTACTACCGTATTGGGGATGCTGAGGTAGGGGTGATCTCGGCCATGTCCCGCCACTTTTGCGACACCTGTAACCGCATGCGGCTTACCGCCGACGGTCACTTGGTGCTCTGCTTGGGGCAGCAGGATCGGGTGGATCTTAAAACGCCCCTGCGGGAGGGGGCAAGCGATGCCCAATTGGATGAAATCATTCTGACCGCCGTGCAGGCCAAGCCCAAAGCGCACGACTTTTTACAGAGTGCCTCGCCCCATGCCATGACGGCCCTGGGGGGGTAAGCAGGGGTGCCGCATACGCTGTGTGGAGGCTCAGCCACCACAGACCGGGCAGTGTGCCTGGGCACGCATGGTCATGCTGTAAAAGCGCCAACTGTGTAGATCGACAAAGGTGACACGCTGAAGATTTTCCTCAGAGAGCCCCACCAACTGACGAATGACCTCGGCTGCTTGCAGGGTGCCGATCACCCCAGCGGCAGGACCCAACACACCGCTACGGGCGCAGGGTTGCAGCGCATCCATCGCCTCGGTTGGCGGGTAGAGGCAGCGATAGCAGGGCAGACCGGGGCGAAAACCGGCAAAGGCCGCCACTTGCCCTTCCCAACCCATCACCGCACCACTGACCAATTTTTTCTGTTTTTCCACGCATAGGGCGTTAATGGCGTAGCGGCTGGTAAAATTATCGGTGGCATCCACCACCAGATCGGCAGCTTCAATGGCCAGGGCCAGGGCTTCGCCCTCCAGCCGTAGGGGCAGGGGGGTGATGTTAATATCGGGGTTGATGGCCCTCAGGGTGGTGGCTGCCGATTCACTTTTATTCTCTCCGCAACGGGCGGTGGTGTGGAT
Protein-coding sequences here:
- the glp gene encoding gephyrin-like molybdotransferase Glp, with the translated sequence MIAFEEARARVLQSVTPMLQSEMVPVHEALGRVLGQGAVAEFAVPNHDNSAMDGYGIRHADLHPQDAVTLHVCADLPAGDRLSQAIGAGQAVRIMTGAPIPAGVDCVVMQEVVQRVGDQVTIPAGQALGQNIRPAGEDIAKGALYLNKGVRLTPAQLGLLTSMGQTSVAVFKRPRVAVLSTGNEVVRVGNPLRPGQVYDSNRTTLLTALQALGVEVVDLGLVRDDRAAIREALERGASQADAVISSGGVSVGDYDLVKAVLQELGQIDFWKVNMKPGKPQAYGTLGQARFFGLPGNPVSALAVFLLVVRPALLKMMGVAEYVPPLLRLPLLEGRLRKKNNRVDFQRGLIRYDAQQPGVVSTGGQGSGMLSSMAAADCFIVLPAEAVDYAPGELVTVQRIDY
- the moaC gene encoding cyclic pyranopterin monophosphate synthase MoaC; amino-acid sequence: MGNLTHFDENGASRMVDVTEKPATERVAVAAGEITMRPQTLDRILRKGFEKGDVLEVARLAGIMAAKKVDGLIPLCHQINLTSVKLAFQPDEAHSRVVITAQVKCTAPTGVEMEALTAVSVAALTIYDMCKAMDREMVIGAVRLLEKSGGRSGHFVRDAQDRE
- the moaA gene encoding GTP 3',8-cyclase MoaA; amino-acid sequence: MPLVDRFNRTISYLRVSVSEQCNMRCNYCRVPEQESQLREQWLSFAELSRLLARFAQLGIGRFRLTGGEPLVRKDLAQLVAGLHQLAGVEEISLSTNGLLLPRFAKALKEAGIARVNISLDSLDPSGFQKICGDVGSPDEVKAGILAALEAGLTPVKVNMVVMGGVNDHEIPHMVTFAREHGLTLRFIETMPIGKAGQQVMGSYLSSDAILERVRQAVGAQALIPITGFKGPGPACYYRIGDAEVGVISAMSRHFCDTCNRMRLTADGHLVLCLGQQDRVDLKTPLREGASDAQLDEIILTAVQAKPKAHDFLQSASPHAMTALGG
- a CDS encoding HesA/MoeB/ThiF family protein, with translation MFRDEQLQRYARNFLLKDVGGHGQQALLAAHVLIVGAGGLGSPVALYLAASGVGQLTLADADTVELSNLQRQVIHTTARCGENKSESAATTLRAINPDINITPLPLRLEGEALALAIEAADLVVDATDNFTSRYAINALCVEKQKKLVSGAVMGWEGQVAAFAGFRPGLPCYRCLYPPTEAMDALQPCARSGVLGPAAGVIGTLQAAEVIRQLVGLSEENLQRVTFVDLHSWRFYSMTMRAQAHCPVCGG